One genomic segment of Impatiens glandulifera chromosome 6, dImpGla2.1, whole genome shotgun sequence includes these proteins:
- the LOC124943133 gene encoding protodermal factor 1-like: protein MNASRSRPPLEIFCYTDTTHTVDTPYPAEAAYPAHAAYSAYSANSAYSANSAYSANAAYAANSAYAPYTSHTPYSAYAPYTSHPTHPTHPTHPTHPTHPTHPTPPHTPYTPHTPYTVETPYPAEAAYPADAAYAANAPYAAYTAYPLRRLHPYAAHSPYAAY from the exons ATGAATGCATCGCGATCGCGTCCTCCATTGGAGATT TTCTGCTATACAGACACCACACACACCGTGGACACCCCTTACCCTGCTGAAGCCGCCTACCCTGCCCACGCCGCCTACTCCGCCTACTCCGCCAACTCCGCCTACTCCGCCAACTCCGCCTACTCCGCCAACGCCGCCTACGCCGCCAACTCCGCCTACGCCCCATACACCTCACACACCCCATACTCCGCCTACGCCCCATACACCTCACACCCCACACACCCCACACACCCCACACACCCCACACACCCCACACACCCCACACACCCCACACCCCCACACACCCCATACACCCCACACACCCCATACACCGTGGAGACCCCGTACCCTGCCGAAGCCGCCTACCCTGCCGACGCCGCCTACGCCGCCAACGCCCCCTACGCCGCCTACACCGCCTACCCCCTACGCCGCCTACACCCCTACGCCGCCCACTCCCCCTACGCCGCCTACTAA